One genomic window of Marinobacter arenosus includes the following:
- the glpK gene encoding glycerol kinase GlpK: protein MTRYLLAIDQGTTSSRAIVFDESGRSIAVDQQEFHQYFPHDGWVEHDALEIWDSTLAVCRGALEKAGVSAGELSGIGITNQRETTVIWDRSTGKPIYHAIVWQDRRTASLCTKLKTDGHEDTVVERTGLLIDPYFSATKIAWILDNVDGARARAESGELAFGTVDSWLLWNLTAGKSHYTDATNASRTALFNIHSQDWDDQLLTLFRVPRSLLPEVLDSAADYGSTEPEWLGAPVAVAGIAGDQHAALIGQACFEPGMAKSTYGTGCFLMLNTGDRALRSENRLLTTMAYRLNGKPCYAMEGSIFVAGAAMQWLRDGLKLISHAGESSAHAESVGVDNPVYLVPAFTGLGAPHWDPHARGAIMGLTRDTGIAEIVTAGLQSVCYQTKDLVRAIQNDGARLASLRVDGGMVVNEWLMQFLADILNVTVDRPRVTETTALGAAFLAGLQTGVYESLDEIARLWECERQFHPAMGPAMRESLYAGWLDAVERVCNH from the coding sequence ATGACCCGCTACCTGCTTGCCATCGATCAGGGAACCACCAGTTCCCGTGCCATTGTCTTTGATGAGAGCGGCCGCAGCATTGCTGTTGACCAGCAGGAGTTTCACCAGTACTTCCCCCACGATGGCTGGGTGGAGCACGATGCCCTGGAAATCTGGGACAGTACGCTGGCGGTTTGCCGGGGCGCCCTGGAAAAGGCCGGCGTTTCGGCCGGCGAGCTGTCTGGTATAGGCATCACCAACCAGCGCGAGACCACGGTGATCTGGGACCGCTCCACCGGCAAACCCATCTATCATGCCATCGTCTGGCAGGACCGTCGGACCGCTTCCCTGTGCACCAAACTCAAGACCGACGGTCATGAAGATACCGTTGTCGAACGGACCGGCCTGTTGATTGACCCGTACTTTTCAGCAACCAAGATTGCCTGGATCCTGGATAATGTCGACGGTGCAAGGGCCCGGGCTGAGTCCGGCGAGCTCGCATTCGGTACCGTGGACAGTTGGTTGCTGTGGAACCTGACGGCGGGCAAGTCCCATTACACCGACGCGACCAATGCCTCTCGGACAGCGCTGTTCAATATCCACAGTCAGGACTGGGACGACCAGCTCCTGACGCTGTTCAGAGTCCCCCGGTCCCTGTTGCCGGAGGTACTGGACAGCGCCGCCGATTACGGCAGTACCGAGCCGGAGTGGCTGGGGGCACCGGTTGCGGTTGCCGGCATTGCCGGTGACCAGCATGCCGCCTTGATTGGGCAGGCCTGTTTCGAGCCCGGCATGGCCAAAAGCACCTACGGGACGGGCTGCTTCCTGATGCTCAACACCGGTGACCGGGCGTTGCGGTCCGAAAACCGGCTGTTGACTACCATGGCGTACCGGCTGAACGGGAAACCCTGCTACGCCATGGAAGGCAGTATCTTTGTTGCCGGGGCCGCCATGCAGTGGCTGCGGGACGGCCTGAAACTGATCAGTCATGCCGGTGAATCGTCGGCCCATGCGGAGTCCGTGGGGGTCGATAACCCGGTGTACCTGGTGCCCGCATTCACCGGTCTCGGGGCCCCCCACTGGGACCCTCACGCCCGCGGCGCCATCATGGGACTGACCCGTGACACCGGCATTGCCGAAATTGTGACGGCTGGCCTTCAATCGGTGTGTTACCAGACCAAGGATCTGGTTCGGGCCATTCAGAACGATGGTGCCCGACTGGCGTCGCTGAGGGTGGACGGTGGCATGGTGGTGAATGAATGGCTGATGCAGTTCCTCGCCGACATTCTCAACGTGACCGTGGATCGTCCAAGAGTAACGGAAACCACAGCACTGGGTGCCGCCTTTCTGGCAGGCCTGCAGACCGGGGTATACGAGAGCCTGGATGAAATTGCCCGCTTGTGGGAGTGCGAACGCCAGTTCCATCCGGCCATGGGGCCGGCGATGCGGGAATCACTGTATGCTGGCTGGCTCGACGCGGTAGAACGCGTCTGCAATCACTGA
- a CDS encoding ABC transporter ATP-binding protein, with protein sequence MAMTANAPGDWLLEVTNLSCGYGGDSVIRDVSFALSHGDIGCLLGPSGCGKSTILRALAGFLPLNSGEICLQSQAISLPGRTLAPEKRRIGMVFQDYALFPHLTIADNVGFGLRNMPKAERRQKVMELLNVVHLQDLADNYPHELSGGQQQRVALARALAPEPTLILLDEPFSNLDADLRRRLSLDVREILKTLGISAILVTHDQQEAFAMCDQVAVLRDGQIQQWDVPYNLYHEPLNRFVASFVGQGGFIPGKALGPDTIESELGVIRGNRAYKWSPGTLVDVLIRPDDILYDPDSELRPKVVEKTFAGTSTLYRFRCSEETEFEALFRSHLDFHLGETVPVRVEADHLIAFERTA encoded by the coding sequence ATGGCAATGACGGCAAATGCCCCGGGAGACTGGCTGCTCGAGGTCACCAACCTGTCCTGCGGCTATGGTGGGGATTCGGTAATCCGGGACGTGAGTTTCGCGCTCAGCCATGGGGATATTGGCTGCCTGCTTGGCCCCAGTGGCTGTGGCAAGAGCACCATTCTGCGTGCATTGGCCGGCTTCCTCCCCCTCAACAGTGGCGAAATCTGCCTGCAATCCCAGGCGATCAGCCTGCCGGGTCGGACTCTGGCCCCGGAGAAGCGCCGAATCGGCATGGTATTTCAGGACTACGCCCTGTTTCCCCACCTGACCATCGCCGACAACGTCGGCTTCGGTCTTCGCAACATGCCCAAGGCGGAGCGTCGCCAGAAGGTGATGGAACTGCTCAACGTCGTTCACCTGCAGGACCTGGCCGACAACTACCCCCATGAACTCTCGGGTGGCCAGCAACAGCGGGTTGCCCTTGCCCGGGCCCTGGCGCCGGAGCCGACCCTCATCCTGCTGGACGAGCCGTTCTCCAACCTGGATGCAGACCTGCGCCGTCGCCTTAGCCTGGATGTTCGGGAAATCCTCAAGACCCTGGGCATCAGTGCCATCCTGGTCACTCATGACCAGCAGGAAGCCTTCGCCATGTGCGACCAGGTCGCGGTGCTGCGCGACGGCCAGATCCAGCAATGGGATGTGCCCTACAACCTCTATCACGAGCCCTTGAACCGTTTCGTCGCCAGCTTTGTGGGTCAGGGCGGATTTATACCGGGGAAGGCACTTGGACCGGACACGATCGAATCGGAGTTGGGCGTCATTCGCGGTAACCGGGCGTACAAGTGGTCGCCGGGCACGCTCGTCGATGTCCTGATCCGGCCCGACGACATCCTCTACGACCCCGACTCCGAGCTACGCCCCAAGGTGGTTGAGAAGACCTTTGCCGGCACATCCACGCTGTACCGCTTTCGGTGCTCCGAGGAAACCGAGTTCGAGGCACTGTTCCGGAGTCACCTGGATTTCCACCTGGGCGAGACGGTGCCAGTGCGCGTCGAAGCCGACCACCTTATTGCCTTCGAGCGCACCGCCTGA
- the argF gene encoding ornithine carbamoyltransferase — MAARHFLTLNDMNTTELESLVDHATKLRKEWRQGKLRDSLKNRVLAMIFEKSSTRTRVSFEAGMAQLGGSALFLSPRDTQLGRGEPIEDSAIVISSMVDAVMIRTFAHETVERFAAASRVPVINALTDDFHPCQLLADMQTYREHRGSIRGATVAWIGDGNNMCHSYVNAASQFDFHLNVACPEGYEPDAALLEAHGDRVTVFRDPAEAARKANLLVTDVWASMGQEEEQKIREQAFRNYQINPELMKVADKDALFMHCLPAHRGEEISADMMEHPGSVVWDEAENRLHAQKALLEFLILNRLD, encoded by the coding sequence ATGGCGGCAAGACATTTTCTGACACTGAACGACATGAACACCACCGAGCTCGAGAGCCTGGTGGATCACGCCACCAAACTTCGTAAGGAGTGGCGTCAGGGTAAGTTACGGGACTCCCTCAAGAATCGCGTTCTGGCGATGATTTTCGAGAAGTCCTCGACCCGCACCCGCGTTTCGTTCGAAGCCGGCATGGCCCAGCTGGGCGGTTCCGCCCTTTTCCTGTCTCCGCGCGACACCCAATTGGGCCGCGGTGAGCCAATTGAAGACTCCGCCATTGTGATCTCCAGCATGGTCGACGCGGTGATGATCCGGACCTTCGCCCACGAGACGGTGGAGCGATTCGCCGCTGCCTCCAGGGTTCCCGTCATCAACGCCCTGACCGACGATTTCCACCCGTGCCAGCTGCTTGCGGATATGCAGACCTACCGCGAACACCGTGGCAGCATCCGCGGTGCCACGGTGGCCTGGATTGGTGACGGCAACAACATGTGCCATTCCTACGTCAATGCGGCCTCCCAGTTCGACTTTCACCTGAATGTGGCCTGCCCGGAAGGCTACGAGCCCGATGCGGCCTTGCTGGAGGCCCACGGCGACCGGGTCACCGTTTTTCGTGATCCCGCCGAGGCGGCACGCAAAGCCAACCTGCTGGTCACGGATGTGTGGGCGTCCATGGGCCAGGAGGAAGAGCAGAAAATCCGCGAGCAGGCCTTCCGCAACTACCAGATCAACCCGGAACTGATGAAAGTGGCAGACAAGGATGCGCTGTTCATGCATTGCCTGCCGGCACACCGCGGCGAGGAAATCTCCGCCGACATGATGGAGCACCCCGGTTCCGTGGTCTGGGACGAAGCCGAAAACCGGCTGCATGCTCAGAAAGCATTGCTGGAATTCCTCATCCTGAACCGACTGGATTAA
- the grxD gene encoding Grx4 family monothiol glutaredoxin: protein MDINETIKSQLEDNPIILYMKGTPQAPQCGFSAKTVQALMACGERFAFVNILDNQELREALKVYSSWPTYPQLYINGELVGGCDIILEMSESGELAKVVKDAAKQAEA, encoded by the coding sequence ATGGATATCAATGAAACCATCAAGAGCCAGCTCGAAGATAACCCCATCATCCTGTACATGAAGGGAACCCCGCAGGCTCCCCAGTGTGGATTCTCCGCCAAGACCGTTCAGGCACTGATGGCCTGTGGCGAGCGTTTCGCGTTCGTTAACATCCTGGATAACCAGGAGCTGCGTGAGGCCCTGAAGGTCTACTCCAGCTGGCCGACCTATCCCCAGCTCTACATCAACGGCGAACTCGTCGGCGGTTGCGACATCATTCTTGAAATGTCCGAGAGTGGCGAGCTGGCCAAAGTGGTCAAAGACGCAGCAAAGCAGGCGGAAGCCTGA
- a CDS encoding energy transducer TonB family protein — MPESEPELTANLTQITESPSELENYLFLLRKAIGLEFNDRSAPSPSQLPHRVMVRVELELLKSGALTSARILKSTGFKRLDDAVYRAALAASPYPEPPSAKAGGNRFEVELIFAPKRF, encoded by the coding sequence GTGCCAGAGTCCGAGCCTGAACTGACCGCGAACCTCACCCAGATCACCGAATCACCTAGCGAACTCGAGAACTATTTGTTTCTACTGAGAAAAGCTATAGGACTGGAATTCAACGACAGGAGCGCTCCTAGCCCAAGCCAGTTACCCCATAGAGTGATGGTCAGGGTGGAGCTGGAGCTTTTGAAGAGTGGAGCACTAACGAGCGCTAGGATCCTGAAATCAACTGGATTCAAAAGACTCGACGACGCTGTATATCGCGCTGCGCTGGCAGCCAGCCCCTATCCGGAACCGCCCTCCGCGAAAGCGGGCGGAAACCGTTTCGAAGTCGAGCTGATTTTCGCCCCGAAACGGTTCTGA
- a CDS encoding DUF1631 domain-containing protein: MNKQSGIHYLREHREAADGKPVPAEVTRIRDTVVAGLGDLMQGAFDAVDDSLFELANNARSNNEQNRYFEAMREIRIKRKGVERHFQSAVSRFFSRPPRIGQNQEDTASPQSGIDSLSLVGDEDLEEQVALNAMITKAKAHFQGPLLQLQTRFSQVYPEATDESPVNPMAPEHLCSAFIEAIQSLEIQIRERLILLKQFDRYVVSNLGMLLDEANRILIQAGIIPNFRYHGKTGKQHQTGADQGTQSSSTEARSDQVTEDLSNSAVFDQIRQMLALQRANAGIPPRAADPSIRVVGESELADLLNALPLPDTRPISGNLSDGEPITIDLRYVVQQILAKADSGDGRKPALNEADEDLINLVSMLFEFILDDYNLSAPVQVLISRLQIPILKVVIRDKSFFSQATHPARRLLNSLARAGIGWSSSDEKARDKLYSQIHNIVQRILNEFNGDIALFETLNHEFEQFLEKENRKASLVEQRTRESERGRIKSQKAQETVDNLLKQKIARYRLPDPVHEILINGWSRVMFLAYLRDDVEHRWNETVRIVDDLIWCLHPHQEDEERDQWVRVVPSLLKSLRAGLEEVSYNSSKLDEMMGHLKHELAEAFRTNAAIEARQDSPENPEEEFGPVHQTAVERQQQLEEAAIAEYVAQIDSIEIGNWVEFRLVNGASFRCKLSAIIEDADSFVFVNRMGLKVIEKNRIELAHEMRRGRLTLLEQGALIDRAMDAVVGSLRSKTA; the protein is encoded by the coding sequence ATGAACAAGCAGTCCGGCATACATTACCTCCGTGAGCACAGGGAAGCGGCCGACGGTAAACCGGTTCCTGCGGAGGTTACCCGCATCCGTGACACGGTAGTCGCCGGGCTGGGCGATCTGATGCAGGGCGCCTTTGATGCTGTGGATGATTCGTTGTTCGAATTGGCCAACAATGCCCGCAGCAACAACGAGCAAAACCGCTATTTCGAAGCCATGCGCGAGATCCGGATCAAGCGCAAAGGCGTTGAGCGGCATTTCCAGAGCGCGGTCTCCCGATTTTTCTCGCGTCCTCCTCGCATCGGCCAGAACCAGGAGGACACCGCGAGCCCACAGTCCGGTATTGACAGCCTGTCACTGGTTGGCGATGAAGACCTGGAAGAACAGGTGGCCCTCAACGCCATGATCACCAAGGCCAAGGCGCATTTCCAGGGTCCATTGTTGCAGCTGCAGACCCGATTCAGCCAGGTCTACCCGGAAGCCACGGATGAATCGCCGGTCAACCCGATGGCACCTGAGCACCTGTGCAGCGCCTTTATCGAAGCCATCCAGTCACTTGAGATTCAGATCCGCGAACGCCTCATCCTGCTCAAGCAGTTTGACCGATATGTGGTTTCCAATCTGGGCATGCTCCTGGACGAAGCCAACCGGATTTTGATTCAGGCCGGGATCATCCCCAACTTCCGGTACCACGGCAAGACGGGCAAGCAGCACCAAACCGGGGCGGATCAGGGCACCCAATCCTCATCGACCGAGGCCCGGTCTGACCAGGTCACAGAAGACCTCAGCAACAGTGCGGTGTTTGACCAGATCCGGCAGATGCTGGCGCTGCAACGCGCCAACGCCGGCATTCCACCCCGCGCGGCCGATCCCAGCATTCGCGTTGTCGGGGAGTCCGAGCTGGCCGACCTGCTTAATGCCCTTCCACTGCCGGATACGCGCCCGATCAGCGGCAACCTGAGCGACGGCGAGCCGATTACCATTGACCTTCGATACGTGGTCCAGCAGATCCTCGCGAAGGCGGATTCCGGCGATGGCCGAAAGCCCGCACTGAACGAGGCGGACGAGGATCTGATCAACCTGGTGTCGATGTTGTTCGAGTTCATCCTTGACGACTACAACCTGTCGGCTCCCGTTCAGGTGTTGATCAGCCGCCTTCAGATCCCGATTCTCAAAGTGGTGATTCGTGACAAGAGCTTTTTCAGCCAGGCGACCCACCCCGCACGCCGGCTCTTGAACTCACTGGCCCGCGCCGGGATTGGCTGGAGTTCCAGCGATGAGAAGGCACGGGACAAACTGTACAGCCAGATTCACAACATCGTTCAACGAATTCTCAATGAATTTAACGGTGACATAGCCCTGTTCGAAACCCTCAACCACGAATTCGAACAGTTCCTGGAAAAAGAGAATCGCAAGGCCTCGCTGGTCGAACAACGCACGCGGGAATCGGAGCGCGGTCGTATCAAATCCCAGAAAGCACAGGAAACCGTCGACAACCTGCTGAAGCAGAAAATCGCGCGCTACCGGTTGCCCGATCCGGTCCACGAGATCCTGATCAATGGCTGGAGCCGCGTCATGTTCCTGGCCTATTTACGGGATGATGTGGAACACCGCTGGAATGAAACTGTGCGGATTGTCGACGACCTGATCTGGTGCCTGCACCCGCATCAGGAGGACGAAGAGCGGGACCAATGGGTGAGAGTTGTCCCGAGCCTGCTCAAATCACTTCGAGCCGGACTGGAGGAGGTTTCCTATAACTCCTCCAAACTGGATGAAATGATGGGCCACCTCAAACACGAACTGGCCGAAGCATTTCGGACCAATGCTGCCATCGAAGCCCGTCAGGACTCTCCCGAAAATCCCGAGGAAGAGTTTGGCCCCGTCCACCAGACCGCCGTGGAACGGCAACAACAACTGGAAGAGGCGGCGATTGCCGAGTACGTTGCCCAGATCGACAGCATCGAGATCGGAAACTGGGTGGAATTTCGCCTGGTGAATGGTGCAAGCTTCCGATGCAAACTGTCCGCGATCATTGAAGATGCCGACAGCTTTGTCTTCGTGAACCGGATGGGCCTGAAGGTCATCGAGAAAAACCGGATTGAACTGGCGCACGAGATGCGCCGGGGCCGCCTGACACTGCTCGAACAGGGTGCCCTGATTGATCGGGCCATGGATGCAGTCGTGGGCAGCCTGCGGAGCAAGACAGCCTGA
- a CDS encoding Yip1 family protein codes for MSLTHSFGLLAHPDQEWEAIRNESETTTRLYLGHILLLALIPAAAGFYGTTQVGWQIGDGQITRLSSGSALQLSVLFYAAMLAGIFVLGKFIDFFAATYDAVERTARGVTLAAYTATPVFLLGVIAIYPNIWANMLAGLVAISYAVYLLYEGLPILMKIPEERGFMFASAVLTVGLVMFVALMAITVVIWSMGVGPVYVS; via the coding sequence ATGAGCCTAACGCACAGTTTCGGTCTTCTGGCCCATCCGGACCAGGAGTGGGAAGCCATTCGGAACGAATCCGAAACCACCACCCGGTTATACCTTGGCCACATCCTGTTACTTGCCCTGATTCCAGCAGCCGCCGGCTTTTACGGCACCACCCAGGTAGGCTGGCAAATCGGGGACGGACAGATAACACGACTCTCGAGCGGGAGTGCATTGCAGCTCTCGGTGCTGTTCTATGCCGCCATGCTGGCGGGCATTTTTGTGCTTGGTAAGTTTATCGACTTTTTCGCGGCCACCTACGATGCGGTCGAACGCACCGCGAGGGGCGTTACACTTGCGGCTTATACCGCCACGCCCGTCTTTCTTCTTGGCGTGATCGCTATTTATCCCAATATCTGGGCCAACATGCTGGCGGGGCTGGTTGCCATTTCCTACGCCGTCTATCTTCTGTATGAAGGCCTACCGATATTGATGAAAATTCCTGAGGAGCGCGGCTTCATGTTCGCCTCGGCAGTTCTGACGGTTGGCCTGGTGATGTTCGTGGCGCTGATGGCCATCACCGTGGTCATCTGGAGCATGGGGGTTGGACCTGTCTATGTAAGCTGA
- a CDS encoding HlyC/CorC family transporter — protein sequence MNETSLTALFILLVGLILLSGFFSSSETGMMSLNRYRLKHLAKTGHKGAKRAQNLLQRTDQLIGVILIGNNFVNIFASSIATVIAIEIWGDAGIAIATILLTVVILIFAEVTPKTLAALFPEKIAFPASYVLGPLLKILYPIVWAVNLLTGAILKLLRISPEEAASDHLSREELRTLVNEAGALIPAKHKDMLVSILDLEKVTVNDIMVPRNEVVGIDLEDDTDTILRQLRSSQHTRLPVFKGDINSIQGILHLRSASKLLQQEEINKAMIMQLCQEPYFIPESTPLNTQLINFQKGKRRFGIVVDEYGDVLGLATLEDILEEIVGDFTTDYAATSPDIIPQDDGTFIIDGTAAVRTINKTLGWKLPIDGPKTLNGLITETLENIPDTNVCLKVDGHRVEVLQIKDNVVKAAIVHPRKRRKRSLGR from the coding sequence TTGAACGAAACATCGCTTACCGCGCTGTTTATCCTCCTTGTCGGTCTGATTCTCCTGTCCGGTTTCTTTTCGAGTTCCGAAACCGGGATGATGTCGCTGAACCGGTATCGCCTGAAGCATCTCGCAAAAACCGGCCACAAAGGCGCCAAGCGGGCCCAGAACCTGCTCCAGAGAACAGATCAACTGATCGGCGTCATTCTGATCGGCAACAACTTCGTCAACATCTTTGCCTCGTCGATTGCCACCGTCATTGCCATCGAGATCTGGGGCGACGCCGGCATTGCGATCGCGACGATCCTCTTGACCGTGGTGATCCTGATATTTGCCGAGGTCACCCCGAAGACGCTCGCCGCCCTGTTCCCGGAAAAAATCGCCTTTCCGGCGAGCTATGTGCTCGGCCCGCTGCTCAAGATCCTGTACCCGATCGTCTGGGCGGTTAACCTCCTCACCGGCGCCATTCTCAAGCTGCTGCGCATCTCGCCCGAGGAGGCAGCCAGTGACCACCTCAGCCGCGAGGAACTGAGGACCCTGGTGAACGAGGCCGGCGCCCTGATTCCGGCAAAACACAAGGACATGCTCGTCAGCATCCTTGATCTGGAGAAGGTCACGGTCAATGACATCATGGTGCCGCGCAACGAAGTGGTCGGTATCGACCTCGAAGACGACACCGACACCATCCTCCGCCAGCTCCGGAGCAGCCAGCATACCCGGCTGCCGGTGTTCAAAGGCGACATCAACAGCATCCAGGGCATTCTGCACCTGCGCAGCGCCTCAAAGCTGCTCCAGCAGGAGGAGATCAACAAGGCGATGATCATGCAATTGTGCCAGGAACCTTACTTTATTCCCGAGAGCACGCCGCTGAACACGCAGTTGATCAACTTCCAGAAGGGTAAGCGCCGGTTCGGTATCGTTGTCGACGAGTATGGAGATGTACTGGGACTGGCAACGCTCGAAGACATTCTGGAAGAGATTGTCGGCGACTTCACAACGGACTACGCGGCAACCAGCCCCGACATCATCCCTCAGGACGACGGCACCTTCATCATCGACGGTACCGCTGCCGTGCGCACCATCAACAAGACGCTGGGCTGGAAGCTGCCCATTGATGGCCCGAAAACCCTGAACGGCCTGATCACCGAAACCCTGGAAAACATCCCCGATACCAACGTGTGCCTGAAGGTGGACGGACACCGTGTGGAAGTACTCCAGATCAAGGACAACGTGGTCAAGGCCGCCATCGTGCACCCCCGGAAACGAAGAAAACGCTCGCTCGGACGCTAG
- a CDS encoding cytochrome C assembly family protein gives MGTLILAVTSLFLYSVGTALQALHFRGRVTSNLAITTLIGVLALTSHGLLIAQSVHQDGGFDFGFFKSSVLISWLIVLLLLGLNLKKPVQNLFLGVYPLAALTIILVLVTHSPSRVVSDDSYGMLSHIALSVTAYSLFTLAAIQATLLYFQNRQLKHNYNSLLVRNLPPLQTMESLLFEMVWAGVVMLILAIVTGALFVEDLFAQDLAHKTVFSLLSLAVFVALLVGRYTKGWRGITASRWTLAGCALLMLAFYGSKFVLELLFQKGA, from the coding sequence ATGGGAACGCTGATTCTCGCGGTCACCTCACTTTTTCTGTACAGCGTTGGCACCGCGCTGCAGGCGCTCCATTTCAGAGGCCGAGTCACCAGCAATCTAGCCATTACCACCCTGATCGGCGTACTTGCCCTGACCAGCCATGGCCTGCTGATCGCACAGAGCGTTCATCAGGACGGCGGGTTCGACTTCGGCTTCTTCAAGAGTTCGGTCCTGATCTCCTGGCTGATCGTCCTGCTGCTCCTAGGCCTGAACCTGAAAAAGCCGGTCCAGAACCTGTTCCTCGGCGTCTACCCGCTGGCCGCCCTGACCATCATTCTGGTGCTGGTCACCCACTCCCCTTCGCGAGTGGTGTCCGATGACAGCTACGGCATGTTGTCACACATTGCCCTGTCGGTGACAGCCTACAGCCTGTTTACCCTAGCCGCCATTCAGGCCACCCTGCTCTATTTCCAGAACCGTCAGCTCAAACACAATTACAACAGCCTGTTGGTGCGTAACCTGCCGCCACTCCAGACCATGGAATCCCTGCTGTTCGAAATGGTGTGGGCAGGCGTTGTCATGCTGATTCTGGCCATCGTGACCGGCGCCCTGTTTGTTGAAGACCTGTTCGCCCAGGACCTTGCCCACAAAACCGTATTTTCCCTGCTGTCGCTGGCGGTGTTCGTCGCTCTGCTGGTCGGCCGCTACACCAAGGGCTGGCGCGGCATTACCGCCAGCCGTTGGACCCTGGCCGGCTGCGCCCTGCTCATGCTGGCATTCTATGGCAGCAAGTTTGTCCTGGAACTGCTGTTCCAGAAAGGCGCCTGA
- the ffh gene encoding signal recognition particle protein — protein sequence MFENLQDRLSGSLRKISGQARLTDDNIKDTLREVRMALLEADVALPVVKDFIEGVRQRAVGQEVQRSLTPGQVFVKVVQQELERVMGEGNETLNLAVQPPAVIMMAGLQGAGKTTTVAKLSRFLKERQKKSVMVVSADVYRPAAIRQLETLAGEVGVEFFPSTADQDPVDIAEGAISAARKKHVDVVILDTAGRLHVDEQMMGEIGRLHKAVNPVETLFVVDAMTGQDAANTAKAFNDALPLTGVVLTKTDGDARGGAALSVRHITGKPIKFLGVGEKSDALEPFYPDRVASRILGMGDVLSLIEEAERKLDQKKAQKLTKKIKKGKSFDLEDFRDQLQQMKNMGGIGGLMDKLPGMGQMAQMAQQQVNDKSMGQMEAIICSMTPKERRYPDTINNSRKRRIAGGSGTQIQDVNRLLKQHKQMQKMMKKFGKKGGMANMMRGLGGMMPPGGGGGGMPPFGRM from the coding sequence ATGTTTGAGAACCTCCAAGACCGACTTTCCGGTAGCCTGCGCAAGATTTCCGGTCAGGCGCGGCTAACCGACGACAACATCAAGGACACGCTGCGCGAAGTGCGGATGGCGCTGCTGGAAGCAGACGTCGCCCTGCCGGTGGTGAAGGATTTCATTGAGGGTGTTCGCCAGCGTGCCGTTGGTCAGGAAGTGCAGCGCAGTCTGACGCCGGGGCAAGTGTTTGTGAAAGTGGTCCAGCAGGAGCTGGAACGCGTGATGGGCGAGGGCAACGAAACCCTCAACCTGGCGGTGCAGCCGCCAGCGGTCATCATGATGGCGGGTCTGCAGGGTGCGGGTAAAACCACGACCGTGGCAAAGCTTTCCCGTTTCCTTAAAGAACGCCAGAAAAAGTCGGTCATGGTGGTCAGTGCCGACGTCTACCGTCCGGCCGCTATCCGGCAGTTGGAGACGCTCGCCGGTGAGGTGGGTGTCGAGTTTTTCCCCAGCACCGCCGATCAGGATCCGGTGGACATCGCCGAGGGTGCGATCTCAGCGGCTCGCAAAAAGCACGTCGATGTGGTGATTCTGGATACTGCCGGTCGTCTGCACGTTGATGAGCAGATGATGGGCGAAATCGGGCGGCTGCATAAAGCGGTCAATCCGGTTGAGACGCTGTTCGTGGTTGATGCCATGACCGGTCAGGATGCGGCCAATACCGCCAAGGCGTTCAACGATGCGCTGCCGCTGACGGGTGTGGTCCTCACCAAGACCGACGGTGATGCCCGAGGCGGTGCGGCGCTGTCCGTCCGTCACATTACGGGCAAACCCATCAAGTTCCTGGGTGTCGGTGAGAAGTCGGACGCACTCGAACCCTTCTACCCGGATCGTGTAGCCTCCCGTATTCTCGGCATGGGCGATGTGCTCTCCCTTATAGAGGAAGCAGAGCGCAAGCTGGACCAGAAGAAGGCCCAGAAGCTCACCAAGAAGATCAAAAAGGGCAAGAGCTTTGATCTTGAGGATTTCCGCGATCAGCTTCAGCAGATGAAGAATATGGGCGGCATCGGTGGCCTGATGGATAAGCTGCCTGGAATGGGCCAGATGGCGCAGATGGCGCAGCAGCAGGTCAACGATAAGTCGATGGGACAGATGGAAGCCATTATCTGCTCCATGACGCCCAAAGAGCGTCGCTATCCCGACACCATCAATAACTCCCGCAAACGCCGCATTGCGGGCGGCTCAGGCACCCAGATCCAGGACGTCAATCGACTGCTCAAGCAGCACAAGCAGATGCAGAAGATGATGAAAAAATTTGGCAAAAAGGGTGGCATGGCGAATATGATGCGCGGTCTTGGTGGTATGATGCCGCCCGGTGGTGGCGGAGGTGGTATGCCCCCGTTTGGCCGTATGTAA
- the rpsP gene encoding 30S ribosomal protein S16, which yields MVTIRLARGGSKKRPFYHLTVTDSRKSRDGRFIERVGFFNPIARGQEERLRVDRDRVDFWLGQGAQTSERVAQLLKGAE from the coding sequence ATGGTAACAATCCGTTTGGCTCGTGGCGGCTCCAAGAAGCGCCCGTTCTACCATCTGACAGTCACTGACAGCCGCAAATCTCGCGACGGTCGTTTTATTGAGCGTGTTGGCTTCTTTAACCCGATCGCCCGTGGTCAGGAAGAGCGTCTTCGCGTTGATCGTGATCGTGTGGACTTCTGGCTGGGCCAGGGTGCGCAGACCAGCGAGCGTGTAGCACAGCTGCTGAAGGGCGCTGAGTAA